In Macadamia integrifolia cultivar HAES 741 chromosome 12, SCU_Mint_v3, whole genome shotgun sequence, the following are encoded in one genomic region:
- the LOC122057373 gene encoding LOW QUALITY PROTEIN: protein SMAX1-LIKE 3-like (The sequence of the model RefSeq protein was modified relative to this genomic sequence to represent the inferred CDS: inserted 1 base in 1 codon) — MRAGGYTVQQTLTSEAARVVKQAVNLAKQRGHAQVTPLHVANTMLASSTGLLRTACLHSHSHPLQCKALELCFNVALNRLPASTSSSPLMGHHSHHHPSLSNALVAAFKRAQAHQRRGSIENQQQPLLAVKVEIEQLIISILDDPSVSRVMREAGFSSTQVKTNVEQAVSLEICSQNPPVTIKHTPPPPPPPPPPPSMVQFGVKVAKPRLLDQVRSDDVMSVVETLMHRRRSTVIVGECLASIEGVVMGVKDKVEKEDVPEGLRDVKFVCLPLIPFGNLLKEEVEQRLMELRCLLKSCVGKGVVLYLGDLKWAAEIRASSIEKGRNNYYCPVEHMIIELXRLVCGIGESGGRLWLMGIATFQTYMRCRIGNPSLEAIWDLHPLTIPAGSLSLSLNSDSDSQGQFRSKRTGDGSGWSLLEGGIDKQLTFCVDWSAKLDNEARSRASSSYNDSTTTSITSSLPSWLKHCKEENKRLSEQDCIEVRDLCCRWNSLSSSVHNQQQQQQTDKTLTFASTSPSSSTSVSSQDQHYPNMHQTHHSWPIIVEPKQSWMEHRIWISDNCEDEGLEPNLRVKPALLSKPYPNPCSTPNSASSSDVMEMAEYRRRYTELNAENLKTLCNALEQKVPWQKDIIPEIASTILQCRSGMVKRKGRLRHSEPKEDTWLFFHGVDVEGKEKIARELAGLVFGSQAQFISLSLSSFSSTRADSIEDFRNKRSRDDSSCSYLGKFAEAVYNNPHRVVVVEDIEQVDYHSQLGIKRAIERGRVTNSNGDEVLLRDVIVILSCESFSSRSRACSPRVKQKSGETEEGKETSLCVSLDLNLSVEEDNVYDQSIDGVGLLESVDRQIMFKLPDS, encoded by the exons ATGAGAGCAGGAGGTTACACCGTGCAACAGACTCTAACTTCTGAGGCTGCTCGTGTTGTGAAACAAGCGGTGAACCTTGCAAAACAGCGTGGCCATGCCCAAGTAACTCCTCTCCACGTAGCCAATACCATGCTTGCCTCCTCAACTGGCCTTCTTCGAACAGCTTGCCTTCACTCTCACTCCCACCCCCTCCAGTGCAAAGCCCTTGAGCTCTGCTTCAATGTTGCTCTCAACCGCTTGCCAGCCTCTACTTCTTCTAGTCCCTTGATGGGTCACCACTCCCACCACCACCCTTCactctccaatgccttggtTGCAGCTTTCAAGCGTGCGCAAGCCCACCAGCGCCGCGGCTCCATCGAGAACCAACAACAACCTCTCCTCGCTGTGAAGGTAGAGATAGAACAACTAATTATATCTATCTTAGATGACCCAAGTGTTAGTAGAGTCATGAGAGAAGCCGGTTTCTCAAGTACCCAAGTGAAAACCAATGTAGAACAAGCTGTTTCTCTGGAGATCTGTTCTCAAAATCCTCCTGTAACTATTAAGCAcacacctcctcctcctcctcctcctcctcctcctccttctatGGTTCAGTTTGGAGTTAAAGTTGCCAAACCAAGGCTGTTGGATCAAGTTAGGAGTGATGATGTGATGAGTGTGGTTGAGACTTTAATGCATAGGAGAAGAAGTACTGTAATTGTTGGGGAGTGTTTGGCTAGTATAGAGGGTGTAGTTATGGGAGTTAAAGATAAGGTTGAGAAAGAAGATGTTCCTGAGGGTTTGAGGGATGTAAAATTTGTATGCCTTCCTCTTATCCCTTTTGGGAACCTATTGAAGGAGGAAGTTGAGCAGAGACTAATGGAGCTTAGGTGTCTCTTGAAAAGCTGCGTGGGGAAGGGAGTTGTGTTGTATTTAGGTGATCTCAAATGGGCTGCTGAGATTAGAGCTAGTTCTATTGAGAAAGGAAGGAACAACTATTATTGCCCTGTGGAGCACATGATTATTGAGC AAAGGTTGGTTTGTGGAATTGGAGAGAGTGGAGGAAGGCTTTGGCTCATGGGTATTGCAACCTTCCAGACATACATGAGATGCAGGATAGGCAATCCTTCCTTGGAGGCTATTTGGGATCTTCACCCTCTTACAATTCCGGCAGGCAGCTTGAGTTTGAGTCTCAACAGTGACAG TGATTCACAAGGCCAGTTTAGAAGCAAGAGAACTGGAGATGGGTCAGGTTGGTCTTTGCTTGAAGGTGGAATTGATAAACAATTAACTTTCTGTGTTGATTGGTCAGCCAAATTAGATAATGAAGCTCGAAGTCGAGCAAGCAGTAGTTACAATGACTCCACCACAACTTCCATCACCTCAAGCTTACCTTCATGGCTTAAACATTGCaaagaagagaacaaaagaTTGAGTGAACAG GATTGTATCGAAGTCAGAGATCTCTGCTGTAGATGGAACTCCCTTAGCAGTTCAGTCCacaatcaacaacaacaacaacaaaccgATAAAACCTTGACTTTTGCTTCCACATCaccctcttcttctacttccgTCTCTTCACAAGACCAACACTACCCTAACATGCACCAGACTCACCATTCATGGCCCATAATTGTTGAACCTAAACAGTCATGGATGGAACATCGTATTTGGATCTCTGACAATTGTGAGGATGAAGGATTGGAACCCAATTTGCGAGTGAAGCCAGCTCTTTTATCCAAACCTTACCCTAACCCTTGCTCTACTCCTAATTCAGCTTCTTCAAGTGATGTAATGGAAATGGCGGAGTACCGTCGAAGATATACGGAGCTCAATGCAGAGAATCTGAAGACCCTATGCAATGCACTAGAGCAAAAGGTTCCATGGCAGAAGGACATAATTCCTGAAATAGCAAGCACTATTCTTCAATGCAGGTCTGGGATGgtaaaaagaaagggaagattgaGACACAGTGAACCCAAAGAAGATACTTGGTTGTTCTTCCATGGTGTTGATGTGGAAGGCAAAGAGAAGATTGCAAGAGAGCTGGCTGGCCTTGTATTTGGATCCCAAGCTCAATTCATCTCACTCAGCCTGAGCAGTTTCTCATCGACTAGGGCCGATTCCATTGAAGATTTTAGAAACAAAAGATCAAGGGATGATTCAAGTTGTAGTTATCTTGGGAAATTTGCTGAAGCAGTTTACAATAATCCCCATCGTGTGGTTGTAGTGGAGGATATAGAGCAAGTTGATTATCATTCTCAATTGGGTATTAAAAGAGCAATTGAAAGAGGGAGAGTAACCAATTCAAATGGTGATGAAGTTCTACTTAGAGATGTGATAGTCATTTTGAGTTGTGAAAGCTTCAGCTCAAGATCAAGAGCTTGCTCTCCTCGTGTGAAGCAAAAGTCAGGTGAGacagaagaagggaaagaaacaagcctatgtGTGTCCTTGGATTTGAATCTCTCTGTGGAAGAAGACAATGTCTATGATCAGTCCATCGATGGTGTGGGGCTTCTAGAATCTGTTGATAGACAAATAATGTTCAAATTGCCGGACTCGTAA